From the genome of Capsicum annuum cultivar UCD-10X-F1 chromosome 4, UCD10Xv1.1, whole genome shotgun sequence:
CAAGTTGACAAGAccctttttcaatataatatttgcTCACTTCATCTCGTATTCGAggatcataatcataaataggtCTTCTTTCTCCCGGATTGGCTTTAAGTGAACTCAAATCGAGTTCAGTTATAAGACAAGAACGATTGACATTGACATTACTAGAACTTGATTGTGAATAATTAACCTTCTTGAAAAAATTCTCCATCTCAAATTCTCAATCACAAAACTAGAACACTTTCTCCTAAATCAAGTTATCAAGATACATAGATAATTCCAAATTTGGGTTTCTAGgctcaagaaagagaaacaaaataattttttaatataacttACGGAGAGCAAACAAAGAGAGAGAGCAAGCAGCAGCACTGTAGCAGCAGCAGGAAACCTCAAGAACAAGAGTCTCAGTCGATGTTTTGATTTGGAATTtggaaatagttttttttttatttggcaaTAGGAATTTGGCTTTGCTTGGTATCAAGTACGCGTTGCAATTATTAACAAAGCCAGCTGGGCCAGCAGGTTCCGAACACAAGAACTTGGAGCTACAAAACCAGCTCTTTGCCACCCGCACTAGACAGTGTCTTGTTattttgggtgatagacttaatttttaactatatctgtatatatatacagctatatatatagagtttccgTCGAAGTTTGCGGGTGGCGTGCCACCCCCACGGGCCTTAATAGATCCGCCCCTGAATCTAATTATCTAATGCTTAATTACTTATTTAATACAATGTGATTTCATGCTAGGTCGTTAACTAGCTAATTGTTATATATAAAAACATACAATATGTGCTAATGAATGTACCTTATCGAAATTAACTAAAACTTAACTCATGTAGAAAGAAATGTCACGAGGTAAGAGAAAATTTGGCAACTAAGCCTCTTCATGTTTCCATTTAGCAAAATGGACTGCcctcttcaagttttcaattagcaaaatagcctatttttattttctcatttgtcGGACAGATAACAAATCTGTCTATATATCTGTCGGACAGATAATAGATCTGTCGgattgataatcgatctgtcTATATATCACTCAGAAAGATAATAGATCTGTCGAATTGATCTGTCATCAGTCAGATTGATCTGTCGGAAAGATAATAAACCTGTCTAAAAAATGAGCCATCTccctaaataaaaatttttttggtccatttaattaaaaaatagacttAGAAGGTCTATGATAGACATAGTAATTAAATTTCGTTTGCCCAAACATCTATTATGAACATTAGCATAAAGTctgatgaaaattttaaaagttattgTTTACAAGTAAAATAATAcctcttcttcattttttaaaaattccattttctctctctttttttttttttgaagttatcAGCGATATAGTAAAAATATAATGTATAAATTTCCCCTCCAAAAACTGTGGCATTAAAAAGTAAATACATATTTATAGAAAAGTTTGGTTAACTTCCACAAATTTTAATTACAACAATTTCATGTCTTTCTTGCATCCTTTTAAACCTCTATAGACATCTTCATGATACATATCTAGAATGTCAGTTAGACCTTCATGATACATATCTAGAATGTCAGATAGACGAACCTGAAAAAGTAAAACTAGGtaattattagaaataattacAATGTCCATCAAGTTCACTTTGTCCTCCCTCGTCGCCGCCTTCCCACTTTTTGCTTCTTCGGCGCCATTTTCACTAGTGATAAGGATAAGAGAAAACGTAGGAGAGAAGAGCTGCTCAAATAGGAAAGTGGTAGGCGAAGCAAACAAAAGCACATGTTATGTGGCATTTTTATTTCCCTTTCTCGATTAAAATAGGTGATTAATACTACTTAGAGACAACATAAAACAAATATACTCATCATTGATTTGTTTGTTGACCATTAGGCTACCTCGGATTCTTCCCTCTAGATATTAATGAGGTGGCCGGGAAGGATAGATCCCAACTTATTATATACGGATAAGGATATTTCTCGTCAATCTAATACTGATATAGTTCCTAGAGCCATATTCTTTGACTTTCCTAGAGTGTATTAGTATATTCCTTCTATTTTCTTACTGGAATGGATATTCTAACAACAACGGCCTAGCTTAGGTAGTTGGCAGCACTTTATCGTGAGCTGCGTCGGAAAGAGTATCCAATTTATGCTTTATGGAAAGGGTACTACTTAGGGTATATAATATTTCTAAGTTGGTTCTCACAGGTAAACAAAGAGGTGGATCATCTGATCTTAAAATAGGTCATCCCGTTCATCCCATTCTTTGATTATGATAGTATTGGATCGTACGATTCTGAGCATCCTGCTTTTAACATTCATTCTACCAAAAACGGATTGTTAGACATTACTCGAACAGAAGGTAGAAGATTAACAGGAGGCATACCTGGAGCTAATTTAACTAACTGCTCATTGTTAAATTTACAGGGTCTGGTCAGTATGGCCGCGACAAGGACTTGGTTTCAGATGGGAAACTTAGTGAGTCAGCATAATGGGGAATCCAGCGAATCGTTGAAAATAACAGATCCCTTCTGCAGTGTAGGAACAAACAAAATCCATTTATATTACATGCCTATCTGTATTCATACAATTAATTCCTCTAAAATATTTTGGTTTTACTTATTCAATTTACAAGTTCCCCCTGTTGCAACAATAATACTAAGAGGAAACAGTGAGATGTATTGCAACCATCTAGCATTTCTGAAAACAGAATCATGCACAAATCAATTGctaaaacaaaacaatacaaaacaACAATCTTTACATGAATACAGCAATTTAGAAAAAGTTGAAACAAACAAGTGAGTTGGAACAACAGATTCCAAAACCAAGTTCAATATGcaagaagttgaatcttgatcTTCTGCAGCATCCCTACAACATCTTTCATGGTTTTCCTTCTTCCCGGAGATTCAGCACAACAATCTAATGCAACTTTCATGATTGAAGCCACAACATCTAGCTCCTTCTGATTACCAGTTTCTGTTACCAAGTTGGAATCCACGATGTCCATTATTGCCTCTGGGAGTGAATAACTCACCCATTGCTTCAAGCTAAGGTCACCCTCAAACTCATTAGGCTTTCTCCTAGTAAATGTTTCCAGCAACATGACCCCATAACTATAGACATCACACTTTGTTGACACTCGTCCTTCCAGTCCATACTCTACAGTTAAATAATTCATTTAAAGATGCAATATGCTTTCTACGTgggaaaaaagaaaggaataatcAGCAAAACAAAGAGAAGTACCTGGTGCAATATACCCCAATGTTGCTAAGGTTTTAGTGTACAAATCACCCTGATCTTCACCAAGCAGTTTTGAAATGCCAAAGTCGCTGAGGTGGGCAACCATATCTTCATCCAGCAAGACATTACTAGGCTTCACGTCACGGTGAATCACAGGCAACGAGCACCCATGGTGAAGATATTCCAAAGcacatgccacatctatcatTATGCTTAGTCTCTGCTTGGTGTCAAGGAAGTAGTTGTGCGAATACAAATACTTCTCAAGACTTCCATTAGGAATATACTCGAGCACTAAAGCATTGAAATCAAGATTGGAACAACTAGTAATGACTTTAACGAGATTCCTATGGCGAAGTCGGCACAAAACTTCACATTCCGTATCAAAACTCTTGAATGCCGCATCCAGTTGCAGGTTGAACACTTTAACTGCAAATGCAGTTCCACTTCTGAGAACACCTTTGTAAATAGAGCCAAAACTTCCAGAACCAATCAGATTACTCTCGCTAAGCGCATCAGTTGCTTGGATCAATTCATAGTATGAAATTCTTTCTCTTGTTAAGGCAGACAATGAATCAGCTTGTTGAGGAgctcttttaccttttctataccTTATCCAGAAAAAAATAATGGTGCTAGGAACAACTGCTAGTGCAATTTccagcaaaagaaaaagaactagcaattttttcctatttgatcTGTGCTTTGATGAAGTGGGGCATGGCGGGGCACTAAATCTTGAAGAACCACACAATGCTTCATTGTAGATGAAAAATTGACTCGAGAGGTTCTTCAGGAACTTTTCCGGGTCGTGTAGTTTGTTATGTCAGCTCCAAAAGGATAAGTTGCATTGAATTTGATAAAGTTTCGAGGAGTTCATAATTGCATAAAAGGACTTAAAGTAATGGCTGCAACACGTTAAGGTACTTCTTTAATAGTCCTTATACACCTGCCAGACCGCTCCGAAGAATTCATGATTTATGTATATTTCAGGACGGTGAGAGGAAGTGTGGATTGATTTCGCATAAGGTGTAGAAAAAGTTGGAACAAAGTTTTGGAAATTTTCTCTGTCTATATTCCTTGTCAATGACCTTAACTTATACAAGCTAAACTAAAAAAAGAATATTCCCTTCTAAGCTAAACAATGAAACTagaaatactaaatataaaagaaGAAGCTTCTCttctaaactaaaataaagtaaccTTCTATTCTAAGTTGGCCCATGTTCTTGTTTGCTACTGAAAATGTTTATTTCGTCCCAAATGTTTATTTCGCCTAACAAATGAAGCTTTCTTGTTTGGATCAAATGACGCTCTTCCTTTATTCTCAACACCCCCCCTCAAGATGGAGGGGATCGAAGTGAGTCCCATCTTGGCAAGAAGACGGTGGTGCGATGGTCCAAAAAGGGACTTTGTGAATATGTCGGCAAGTTGATCCTTTGAAGGGAGATAGTGAAGAGAAATTAGCTTGGAAAGAAATTGTTCCCGAACGAAATGACAATCTAGCTCCACATATTTTGTGCGTTCTTGGAATACGGGATTTCTAGCGATATGAATCACTGCTTGACTGTTGGAACAAACGAGTATCGGCAAAGTCGGTGGAACTGATAGATCTGACAGTAAGCGAGTTAACCAAGTGATCTCCGCAACTAATTGTCTCATCGATCGATATTCTGCTTCAGCTGAGGAAAGAGACACAGATGCTTGTTTCTTAGATTTACAAGAAATGGGAGAACCTCCCATGAAGATTAAAAACCCATTGATTGATCAGCGAGAATCTAGGAAAGACGCCCAATCTGCATCGCAAAATGCATTGAGGGAGAAAGATGGAGAGGCAGATAAGAAGATCCCTCGACAAGAATGTCCTTTCAGGTAACGCAGAGCCTGTAAAGCTGCTGCAAAATGTATATCGCAGGGAGTTTGCATATATTGACTCAATGTTAATACTGCATAGCATAGATCTGGCCTGGTATGAGTTAAATAATTTAACTTGCCAATCAAATGCCTGTAAACAGAAGAATCTAACATGGGTGTTCCTGATGGTTCAGAAAGTTTACAAGGACGGTCCATCAGAGATGATATAGGATGCAGATGAAAAATGTCAAACTCTTGAAGCAAACCAAAGGTATATTTCCTTTGACTGATGATAATTCCATGATCTTCCCTTAAAATTTCCATTCCCAAAAAGTAATGtatgttagagtgggtaaaagtcccttATTGGTTGAGGAATGGActggtggtttgcttatatggacttgacaGATCCTCCTCTCCTGATCTAGATTTTAAGGTTGAGTTAGGACTAAGGTCCatttcttgacatggtatcagagccaggtccatCCCCGTTTTGGGCTCCTGGTCCATGCGTCAGTTACCAGTTGGGCCTGGGCGTgagggggtgttagagtgggtaaaagtcccacattggttggagAATAGACTGGTGGTtttcttatatggacttgggcaatccttccctcttgagctagcttttgaggttgagttaggcccaaggtccatttcttgacAATGTAGAAGTCCtaggttttttattttgaattcagaaTGAAGAAACTATTTTAGACACTCAATCTCTTTGGTGTCACTACCTGTAATGAGGATATCATCGACGTAGACAGACACaatagatatcaaagaaccaCTCTTTTTGAAAAATAGGGAATAATCGTTGAGAGAAGCACTGTAACCTTTGAAATTAAGAGCACCTGCAAGTTTGGCATACCATTGCCTAGAAGCTTGTCTCAAATCATAAAGCGACTTGTTGAGTTTGCACACCAAATTATGACCAGGAGAAGACAAACCAGGTGGAAACTTCATATACACTTTTTCTTGCAAATCTCCTTGCAAAAAAGCATTTTTAACATCAAATTGAGAAATATCCCAATGCCTTTTAGCAGCCACAGAAAAATACATCTGATTGTAGTCATTTTGACTATGAGGGAGAAGGTTTCATTGAAATCTACCCCTTCTTTTTGGATGTCCCCCTTTATGACCAGCCTAGCTTTTAGCCTCTCAAGTGATCCATTTGCATGATATTTTACCTTATAAACCTATTTGCAAGGTAAATCCTTCCTTTCAGGTGTAAGTGGAACCACATCCCAAGTGTGGTTGGACTCTAGAGCTGCTAGTTCATCATCCATAGCACTGCACCAATCTGGATTAGTAGATGCCTGGTGATAACTAGTTAGTTCTTTGATTTTAGACACTGATTCAAGAATGAGTTACTTTGATAAAGAGAGTCCAGCAAAAGAAATAGAATTAGATGCAACAGAAGATGCAAAACAAGACTCAGTGACTTggctaaaaaatatattattacagAAATAATTTTGTAAATGAATTGGAAGTACACCTTTATTAGTTTTGTCTGATCTCCTAGGAAGTGGTGTACTGGTTGTAGGTAGATTTTCTGGTGGGGTTGATTGTGAATGTGAAGAATCTGAAGCTAGTAGTCTATCTGAAAGTGGAAAAGTGTGGTTTGTGGAATTTGTGTTGAAAAGAAGTGTGTCATCAGTGAAAGAAACAGTTTCATGGTCTGGTACAGAAAAGATAGGTGGGGTGATATGGGATTCTTTGTAAAGGGAAAAATGTTCTCATAGAACAGGACATCTCTAGTGACAATTATTTTCTGTGTATTCAACTCTAAAAGTTTAAAACCTTTTTGATTAATGGGATAACCAAGAAAG
Proteins encoded in this window:
- the LOC107869220 gene encoding probable LRR receptor-like serine/threonine-protein kinase At3g47570, producing MGGSPISCKSKKQASVSLSSAEAEYRSMRQLVAEITWLTRLLSDLSVPPTLPILVCSNSQAVIHIARNPVFQERTKYVELDCHFVREQFLSKLISLHYLPSKDQLADIFTKSLFGPSHHRLLAKMGLTSIPSILRGGVENKGRASFDPNKKASFVRRNKHLGRNKHFQFSAPPCPTSSKHRSNRKKLLVLFLLLEIALAVVPSTIIFFWIRYRKGKRAPQQADSLSALTRERISYYELIQATDALSESNLIGSGSFGSIYKGVLRSGTAFAVKVFNLQLDAAFKSFDTECEVLCRLRHRNLVKVITSCSNLDFNALVLEYIPNGSLEKYLYSHNYFLDTKQRLSIMIDVACALEYLHHGCSLPVIHRDVKPSNVLLDEDMVAHLSDFGISKLLGEDQGDLYTKTLATLGYIAPEYGLEGRVSTKCDVYSYGVMLLETFTRRKPNEFEGDLSLKQWVSYSLPEAIMDIVDSNLVTETGNQKELDVVASIMKVALDCCAESPGRRKTMKDVVGMLQKIKIQLLAY